Proteins from a genomic interval of Kitasatospora herbaricolor:
- a CDS encoding helicase C-terminal domain-containing protein, with protein MTAQQGEQRPGAAAAGPRTLAEELRSRPDAALAALLRSRPDLLNPVPGDLTQLAARLSSRASALRALERLDRFTLQAAEALAALPDGSPLTAVRNLLTGPARVKPHPGATPLGPAERAAVTEALPGALATLRERALLWGPDTALHLVIAAREALAPSAANPGRTGLGPTLAEATVGMSPARLQQLLASAGLPPTPDPVTAVAALAALLADRKRCAALLDQAPEASLRLLDRLVWGPPNGTVPDATRPVTAEDARSPVEWLIARGLLLPSSPGSVVLPRELALHLRGGRSHRSVEPVPPAAVAGPAVRDPQAVDSAAAGQAHTAVTTVEELLDLWGLQPPATLRAGGVGVRDLKRAAQALDSSEPVTAFWLELAYGAGLLAPDGEADERWAPTPAYDTWLQQPTAERWALLARTWLAGTRVAALTGTPDGKGKARAALGPELDRTLAPTVRRAALTALAGLPPGSTSTAEGLLPAMRWHRPLRGGPATAEGRDLRDELTDWTLTEAEQLGVTGRGALSSQARALLEGRDAAAVLAPLLPRPLDHVILQPDLTAIAPGPLLAPLAQALALCADVESKGGATVYRFTAESVRRALDAGRSAADLHAFLEQHSRTPVPQPLSYLVDDVARRHGVLRVGAASSYLRCDDPALLAEVLADRRSADLRLRLLAPTVLAAQAGPEALLSALRQMGYAPAAESAEGDVLITRPGSHRTPPRTAPTPVPDGPPVPDDALLGAAVKAVRAGDRAATAVRRETVTGPATTPHQDGPARTDTRRLPRSQAADTLAALQTAVLLGERMWIGYINAEGLASQRVIDPVKVEGGFVTAFDHHSDELRTFALHRITGVAELEDTA; from the coding sequence ATGACCGCACAGCAGGGCGAGCAACGCCCCGGAGCCGCCGCCGCAGGCCCGCGCACCCTCGCGGAGGAGCTCCGCAGCCGGCCCGACGCGGCCCTGGCCGCCCTGCTCCGGTCCCGTCCCGACCTGCTCAACCCGGTGCCCGGCGACCTCACCCAGCTCGCCGCCCGGCTCTCCTCCCGGGCCTCCGCCCTGCGCGCCCTGGAGCGGCTGGACCGCTTCACCCTGCAGGCCGCCGAGGCCTTGGCCGCCCTCCCCGACGGCAGCCCGCTGACCGCCGTACGGAACCTGCTCACCGGCCCGGCCCGGGTCAAGCCCCACCCCGGCGCCACCCCGCTCGGGCCGGCCGAGCGCGCCGCCGTCACCGAAGCCCTCCCCGGCGCCCTGGCCACCCTGCGCGAGCGGGCCCTGCTCTGGGGCCCGGACACCGCGCTGCACCTGGTGATCGCGGCCCGCGAGGCGCTCGCGCCCAGCGCCGCCAACCCCGGCCGGACGGGCCTCGGGCCGACCCTCGCCGAGGCCACCGTCGGGATGTCGCCGGCCCGGCTCCAACAGCTGCTGGCCTCGGCCGGACTGCCGCCGACCCCCGACCCGGTCACCGCCGTGGCTGCGCTGGCCGCCCTGCTGGCCGACCGCAAGCGCTGCGCCGCGCTGCTCGACCAGGCGCCGGAGGCCTCGCTGCGACTGCTGGACCGGCTGGTCTGGGGGCCGCCCAACGGCACCGTCCCGGACGCCACCCGGCCGGTCACCGCCGAGGACGCCCGCAGTCCGGTGGAGTGGCTGATCGCCCGCGGTCTGCTGCTGCCCTCCTCGCCCGGCAGCGTGGTGCTGCCCCGCGAGCTGGCCCTGCACCTGCGCGGAGGCCGCAGCCACCGCAGCGTGGAGCCCGTCCCGCCGGCGGCGGTCGCGGGGCCCGCCGTCCGCGATCCACAGGCTGTGGACAGCGCGGCGGCCGGCCAGGCCCACACCGCCGTGACCACCGTCGAGGAGCTGCTGGACCTCTGGGGCCTGCAGCCGCCCGCCACCCTGCGGGCCGGCGGCGTCGGCGTCCGCGACCTCAAGCGCGCCGCCCAGGCCCTCGACAGCAGCGAGCCGGTCACCGCGTTCTGGCTGGAACTCGCCTACGGCGCCGGGCTGCTGGCCCCCGACGGCGAGGCCGACGAGCGCTGGGCCCCGACCCCCGCCTACGACACCTGGCTCCAGCAGCCCACCGCCGAGCGCTGGGCCCTGCTCGCCCGCACCTGGCTCGCCGGCACCCGGGTCGCCGCCCTCACCGGCACCCCGGACGGCAAGGGCAAGGCCCGGGCCGCGCTCGGCCCCGAACTCGACCGCACGCTGGCGCCGACCGTGCGCCGCGCCGCCCTCACCGCGCTGGCCGGCCTGCCGCCGGGCTCCACCTCCACCGCCGAGGGCCTGCTCCCCGCCATGCGCTGGCACCGCCCGCTGCGCGGCGGCCCGGCCACCGCCGAGGGCCGCGACCTGCGCGACGAACTCACCGACTGGACCCTCACCGAGGCCGAGCAGCTCGGCGTGACCGGCCGCGGCGCCCTGTCCTCGCAGGCCCGCGCCCTGCTGGAGGGCCGGGACGCGGCCGCCGTGCTGGCCCCGCTGCTCCCCCGCCCGCTGGACCACGTGATCCTCCAGCCCGACCTCACCGCCATCGCCCCGGGCCCGCTGCTCGCCCCGCTGGCCCAGGCCCTCGCGCTCTGCGCCGACGTGGAGTCCAAGGGCGGCGCGACGGTGTACCGCTTCACCGCCGAGTCCGTCCGGCGGGCCCTGGACGCCGGGCGCAGCGCCGCCGACCTGCACGCCTTCCTGGAGCAGCACTCCCGCACCCCGGTCCCGCAGCCGCTCAGCTACCTGGTCGACGACGTGGCCCGCCGGCACGGCGTGCTGCGGGTCGGCGCCGCCTCCTCGTACCTGCGCTGCGACGACCCGGCGCTGCTCGCCGAGGTGCTGGCCGACCGCCGCTCCGCCGACCTGCGGCTGCGGCTGCTGGCGCCCACCGTGCTGGCCGCCCAGGCCGGCCCCGAGGCGCTGCTGAGCGCCCTGCGCCAGATGGGTTACGCGCCGGCCGCCGAGTCGGCCGAGGGCGATGTGCTGATCACCCGGCCGGGCAGTCACCGCACCCCGCCGCGCACCGCGCCCACCCCCGTGCCGGACGGCCCGCCCGTCCCGGACGACGCACTGCTCGGTGCGGCGGTCAAGGCCGTCCGGGCCGGCGACCGGGCGGCCACCGCCGTCCGCCGGGAGACCGTCACCGGCCCGGCCACCACGCCGCACCAGGACGGCCCGGCCCGCACCGACACCCGTCGGCTGCCCCGCTCGCAGGCGGCGGACACGCTGGCCGCGCTGCAGACGGCGGTCCTGCTCGGCGAGCGGATGTGGATCGGCTACATCAACGCCGAGGGCCTGGCCTCGCAGCGGGTGATCGACCCGGTGAAGGTGGAGGGCGGCTTCGTCACGGCCTTCGACCACCACTCGGACGAGCTGCGCACCTTCGCGCTGCACCGGATCACCGGCGTCGCCGAGCTGGAGGACACCGCCTGA
- a CDS encoding AAA family ATPase codes for MIRSKRYGTSFISTSLEEGDPIIRIHQDGGSRGQPRPAAASRARATVVSTVTSSDDPTILAARREMQSWRRLALEPSALRSSDQYMDPRSIGSNGLHLPGALFRIALQGPAGQQDPAQVYARVAGRLSDLSGLQVRTLDVQEDDVRELLTIRLHEIDGMVLPARSLSEGTLRFLALCVLLEDPEVRGLICMEEPENGIHPANLPAMVELVRDLAVDSDEMPGPENPFRQVLINTHSPGVVQLVDPADLLFADTSAFRSADGKITRRLRLRPLTGTWRARDSAEYVTKGDILPYLETPPGAQLTIEGSFA; via the coding sequence ATGATCAGGAGCAAGCGGTACGGCACCTCCTTCATCTCGACCTCCTTGGAGGAGGGCGACCCGATCATCCGGATCCACCAGGACGGGGGCAGCCGGGGCCAACCCAGGCCTGCCGCGGCCTCCCGGGCACGGGCAACCGTGGTGTCGACGGTTACCTCCAGCGACGACCCGACGATTCTCGCCGCCCGACGGGAGATGCAGTCCTGGCGGCGGCTGGCGCTTGAACCCTCGGCCTTGCGGAGCTCCGACCAGTACATGGATCCGCGCTCCATCGGCTCCAACGGGCTGCACCTCCCGGGTGCCCTTTTCCGGATCGCCCTGCAGGGCCCGGCCGGCCAGCAGGATCCGGCCCAGGTATACGCCAGGGTCGCCGGGCGCCTGTCCGACCTCTCCGGTCTCCAGGTACGCACCCTGGATGTCCAGGAGGACGACGTCCGGGAGCTCCTCACCATTCGCCTGCACGAGATCGACGGCATGGTGCTGCCGGCACGCAGCCTGTCCGAGGGCACCCTGCGATTCCTCGCGCTCTGCGTACTGCTCGAAGACCCCGAAGTGCGCGGGCTCATCTGCATGGAGGAGCCGGAGAACGGGATCCATCCCGCCAACCTTCCCGCCATGGTCGAACTGGTCCGGGACCTCGCCGTGGACTCCGACGAGATGCCCGGGCCGGAAAATCCTTTCAGGCAAGTGCTGATCAACACGCATTCCCCTGGCGTCGTCCAACTCGTCGACCCGGCCGACCTGCTGTTCGCCGACACCTCGGCCTTCAGGAGCGCCGACGGGAAGATCACCCGCCGGCTGCGGCTGCGGCCGCTCACCGGTACCTGGCGGGCACGGGACTCCGCGGAGTACGTGACGAAGGGGGACATCCTGCCGTATCTGGAGACTCCCCCTGGCGCCCAGTTGACCATCGAGGGGAGCTTCGCGTGA
- a CDS encoding helix-turn-helix domain-containing protein — MARTNPTLRQRRLGTELRRMREQAGFGGSQLGRAVGMNPAQVTQMESGKIGISVERLRTIAATCMCVNEPLIDALADIVTAREKPGWWEEYRETLATDFLEVAELEGHARRLFTYTSTFVPGLLQTGAYASALFAQTYPPTARHDVDLRTAFRMQRQRVVRSGVTPYTAFVHEAALRMQFSGPKVQAEQIGALVEDSASPNISVRVVPFDANAVPSPSENFTYAEGPVTELDAAQMDTGHGIQLFDSPAHLARFRALIDQMKSTALDEDESRHFMRSIKEEMENKHG, encoded by the coding sequence ATGGCTCGTACCAACCCCACACTCCGTCAGCGCAGGCTGGGCACGGAGCTGCGAAGGATGCGAGAGCAGGCAGGTTTCGGAGGCAGCCAGCTCGGCCGGGCCGTCGGAATGAACCCCGCCCAGGTGACGCAGATGGAGTCGGGGAAGATCGGCATCAGCGTGGAACGGCTGCGGACGATCGCCGCAACGTGCATGTGCGTCAACGAGCCCCTGATCGACGCCCTCGCCGACATCGTCACGGCCCGCGAGAAGCCCGGATGGTGGGAGGAGTACCGCGAGACCCTGGCCACGGACTTCCTTGAGGTCGCGGAGCTTGAAGGACACGCGCGGAGGCTCTTCACCTATACGAGCACCTTCGTACCCGGGCTCCTTCAGACCGGCGCATACGCCTCCGCATTGTTCGCCCAGACCTACCCTCCGACGGCCCGCCATGATGTCGATCTCAGGACGGCCTTTCGCATGCAACGGCAGCGCGTAGTCCGGTCCGGCGTGACGCCATACACCGCATTCGTCCATGAGGCAGCCCTACGCATGCAGTTCAGTGGGCCGAAGGTCCAAGCCGAACAAATCGGCGCTCTCGTCGAGGACTCCGCGAGCCCGAACATCTCCGTTCGAGTGGTTCCGTTCGACGCAAACGCTGTCCCGAGCCCAAGCGAGAACTTCACATATGCAGAGGGGCCAGTCACCGAGCTGGATGCCGCACAGATGGACACCGGTCACGGCATTCAACTTTTCGACTCCCCGGCCCACCTCGCGAGGTTTCGCGCGCTCATCGATCAGATGAAGTCCACCGCGCTGGACGAAGACGAGTCACGACACTTCATGCGGTCCATCAAGGAAGAAATGGAAAACAAGCATGGCTAG
- a CDS encoding FecCD family ABC transporter permease has product MSAAVVPAGYRVLRAGPASFLLHRRSALAACGLLLLLAAAVVASLCLGESTVSPAEVLKVVTGRPSPHELVVGEFRLPRVQVGLLVGLALGLAGALIQTVARNPLASPDVVGVSHGAAALVVGLLAYGVVGSTGQVPYAAVGGGLLAGLLVHSLAWRGGLHAQRFVLIGIGISVALSSLTTVFLTKGDGLQAQQAKVWMTGSLNGAGHAQSGWLSWVLLAALPVALWAARAQRSISFDDASAVGLGLRLNRTRAGMALLGVVLASCAAGATGPVDFVALMAPQIAVRLARSAQIPLLCSALTGAVVVVLADLLARRMLAPVELPVGVVTGLVGAPYLMWLLLRSRRGGS; this is encoded by the coding sequence GTGAGCGCCGCCGTCGTGCCCGCCGGCTACCGCGTGCTGCGGGCCGGCCCGGCGTCCTTCCTGCTGCACCGGCGCTCGGCGCTGGCCGCCTGCGGCCTGCTGCTGCTGCTCGCCGCCGCCGTGGTCGCCTCGCTCTGCCTGGGCGAGTCCACCGTGTCGCCGGCCGAGGTGCTCAAGGTCGTCACCGGCCGGCCCAGCCCGCACGAGCTGGTGGTCGGCGAGTTCCGGCTGCCCCGGGTGCAGGTCGGGCTGCTGGTCGGCCTCGCCCTCGGGCTGGCCGGCGCGCTGATCCAGACCGTCGCCCGCAACCCGCTGGCCAGCCCGGACGTCGTCGGCGTCTCGCACGGCGCGGCCGCCCTGGTGGTGGGCCTGCTGGCGTACGGGGTGGTCGGCTCGACCGGCCAGGTGCCGTACGCGGCGGTCGGCGGCGGGCTGCTCGCCGGGCTGCTGGTCCATTCGCTGGCCTGGCGCGGCGGCCTGCACGCCCAGCGCTTCGTGCTGATCGGCATCGGGATCAGCGTCGCGCTGTCCTCGCTGACCACCGTCTTCCTGACCAAGGGCGACGGTCTGCAGGCCCAGCAGGCGAAGGTCTGGATGACCGGCAGTCTGAACGGCGCCGGGCACGCCCAGTCCGGCTGGCTGTCCTGGGTGCTGCTGGCGGCCCTGCCGGTGGCGCTCTGGGCGGCCAGGGCCCAGCGCAGCATCTCCTTCGACGACGCCAGCGCGGTCGGCCTCGGCCTGCGGCTGAACCGCACCCGGGCCGGCATGGCCCTGCTCGGCGTCGTGCTGGCCTCCTGCGCGGCGGGCGCCACCGGACCGGTGGACTTCGTCGCGCTGATGGCTCCGCAGATCGCCGTCCGGCTGGCCCGGTCGGCACAGATCCCGCTGCTCTGCTCGGCCCTCACCGGGGCGGTGGTGGTCGTGCTCGCCGACCTGCTCGCCCGCCGGATGCTGGCGCCCGTCGAACTGCCGGTCGGTGTGGTCACCGGCCTGGTCGGCGCGCCGTACCTGATGTGGCTGCTGCTCCGATCCCGCCGTGGAGGCTCCTGA
- a CDS encoding HAD family hydrolase has protein sequence MPSTPAAAAVLPSAVTSPAASAGAAAGPLTVGFDLDMTLLDTRPGIKATYQALSAETGTYVDGDLVTTRLGPPLTDELRNWFPEAEVQAVAARYRELYRELAFAPTVALPGAHEAIEAVRAAGGRVAVITGKYEPNALLHLEHAALHADVLVGDLWAEGKGDALREHGATVYVGDHLGDVRGAIRAGAVAVGVATGPYTAEELLAAGADVVLADLTEFPGWLAGHLGR, from the coding sequence ATGCCCTCGACGCCCGCCGCAGCCGCGGTCCTCCCCTCGGCCGTGACCTCGCCCGCCGCCTCCGCAGGGGCCGCCGCCGGCCCGCTGACCGTGGGTTTCGACCTCGACATGACGCTGCTGGACACCCGGCCCGGCATCAAGGCCACCTACCAGGCCCTGTCGGCCGAGACCGGCACGTACGTCGACGGCGACCTGGTGACCACCCGGCTCGGCCCGCCGCTGACCGACGAGCTGCGCAACTGGTTCCCGGAGGCGGAGGTGCAGGCGGTCGCCGCCCGGTACCGGGAGCTGTACCGGGAGCTGGCCTTCGCCCCGACGGTGGCGCTGCCCGGCGCCCACGAGGCGATCGAGGCGGTCCGCGCGGCCGGCGGCCGGGTGGCCGTGATCACCGGGAAGTACGAGCCGAACGCCCTGCTGCATCTGGAGCACGCGGCCCTGCACGCCGACGTGCTGGTCGGCGACCTCTGGGCGGAGGGCAAGGGCGACGCGCTGCGCGAGCACGGCGCCACCGTGTACGTCGGGGACCACCTGGGCGACGTCCGCGGCGCGATCCGGGCCGGGGCGGTGGCGGTCGGCGTGGCCACCGGCCCGTACACGGCGGAGGAGCTGCTGGCGGCCGGCGCGGACGTGGTGCTGGCGGACCTCACCGAGTTCCCGGGCTGGCTGGCCGGCCACCTCGGCCGGTAG
- a CDS encoding ATP-binding protein, which produces MPARSQPESPRQPGTPRSPEPPDWSAPREELREAMTLAGWPPDAVHDAELALCELYVNAWKHGGSPAPVVVVVVLADRTLRVSVSDDSPDLPEERPCSDPYEVSGRGLHLVRTLTHRFGTAPRKAGKSIWFELDAAA; this is translated from the coding sequence ATGCCTGCCCGCAGCCAGCCCGAATCGCCCCGACAGCCCGGTACGCCCCGGTCGCCCGAGCCGCCCGACTGGTCCGCCCCCCGCGAGGAGCTGCGGGAGGCGATGACCCTGGCCGGCTGGCCGCCGGACGCCGTCCACGACGCCGAACTCGCCCTCTGCGAGCTGTACGTCAACGCCTGGAAGCACGGGGGCAGTCCGGCCCCGGTCGTGGTGGTGGTCGTGCTGGCCGACCGCACGCTGCGGGTCTCCGTCTCCGACGACAGCCCCGACCTCCCCGAGGAGCGGCCCTGTTCCGACCCGTACGAGGTGTCCGGCCGGGGACTCCACCTGGTCCGCACCCTCACCCACCGCTTCGGTACCGCACCCCGCAAGGCGGGCAAGAGCATCTGGTTCGAGCTGGACGCCGCCGCATGA
- a CDS encoding cold-shock protein — protein MPTGQVKWFNETKGYGFLSRDDGGEVFVHTKALPTGVTVLKPGQRVEFGVVAGHRGDQAMSVALLEALPSVAAAQRKSADDMAPIVQDLITTLDAVLPGLQHGRYPAKPTGQKLAALLRAVADQFDV, from the coding sequence ATGCCCACCGGCCAGGTCAAGTGGTTCAACGAGACGAAGGGCTACGGCTTTCTGTCGCGCGACGACGGCGGCGAGGTCTTCGTCCACACCAAGGCGCTGCCCACCGGTGTCACCGTGCTCAAGCCGGGCCAGCGGGTGGAGTTCGGCGTGGTCGCCGGCCACCGCGGCGACCAGGCGATGTCCGTGGCGCTGCTGGAGGCGCTGCCGTCGGTGGCCGCCGCCCAGCGCAAGAGCGCCGACGACATGGCGCCGATCGTCCAGGACCTCATCACCACCCTGGACGCGGTGCTCCCGGGCCTCCAGCACGGGCGCTACCCGGCGAAGCCGACCGGCCAGAAGCTGGCCGCGCTGCTGCGCGCGGTCGCCGACCAGTTCGACGTCTGA
- a CDS encoding DUF397 domain-containing protein — MASTAWQKASHSGASDNCVEVRTVDGLVELRESDDGEVIVRTTPAKFAKFLLGVKAGEFDGYADFGA, encoded by the coding sequence ATGGCTAGCACGGCCTGGCAGAAGGCAAGCCACTCCGGCGCGAGCGACAACTGCGTCGAGGTCCGCACCGTCGACGGCCTGGTCGAACTCCGCGAGTCCGACGACGGCGAGGTCATAGTCCGCACCACCCCCGCCAAGTTCGCCAAGTTCCTCCTGGGCGTCAAGGCCGGCGAGTTCGACGGCTACGCCGACTTCGGCGCCTGA
- a CDS encoding ABC transporter ATP-binding protein — translation MTAPNTQNAQNVPTAESVPTARTATATTATTGHRLEARGLTLAYEARTVVEGLDLTVPDGRVTVIVGPNACGKSTLLRALGRLLKPARGAVLLDGAELARIPTRQIARRIGLLPQSPVAPEGISVADLVSRGRQPHQSWWQQWSAEDEEAVTEALLRTSTTELADRSVDELSGGQRQRAWIAMALAQGTDILLLDEPTTFLDIAHQVEVLDLVRRLNVEKGRTVVAVLHDLNQAARYADHLVAMRGGRIVAQGPPTEIVTAELVREVFGLDSVVVPDPVTGTPLVVPGAPWAGKTEAG, via the coding sequence ATGACCGCGCCGAACACGCAGAACGCGCAGAACGTGCCGACCGCGGAGAGCGTGCCGACCGCACGGACCGCGACCGCCACGACCGCAACGACCGGCCACCGCCTGGAGGCCCGCGGGCTGACCCTCGCCTACGAGGCCCGGACGGTCGTCGAAGGACTGGACCTGACCGTCCCCGACGGGCGGGTCACCGTCATCGTCGGCCCGAACGCCTGCGGCAAGTCCACCCTGTTGCGGGCCCTCGGGCGGTTGCTGAAGCCGGCCCGCGGCGCCGTCCTGCTGGACGGCGCCGAGCTGGCCCGGATCCCCACCAGGCAGATCGCCCGGCGGATCGGCCTGCTGCCGCAGTCACCGGTGGCCCCCGAGGGAATCTCGGTCGCCGACCTGGTCTCGCGCGGCCGCCAGCCGCACCAGAGCTGGTGGCAGCAGTGGTCGGCCGAGGACGAGGAGGCGGTCACCGAGGCGCTGCTGCGCACCTCCACCACCGAGCTGGCCGACCGCAGCGTGGACGAGCTGTCCGGCGGACAGCGCCAGCGGGCCTGGATCGCGATGGCCCTCGCCCAGGGCACCGACATCCTGCTGCTGGACGAACCCACCACCTTCCTGGACATCGCGCACCAGGTGGAGGTGCTGGACCTGGTCCGGCGGCTGAACGTGGAGAAGGGCCGGACGGTGGTCGCCGTGCTGCACGACCTCAACCAGGCCGCCCGGTACGCCGACCACCTGGTCGCGATGCGCGGCGGGCGGATCGTCGCGCAGGGGCCGCCGACCGAGATCGTCACCGCCGAACTGGTCCGCGAGGTGTTCGGGCTGGACTCCGTGGTCGTTCCGGACCCGGTCACCGGAACACCGCTGGTGGTACCGGGCGCGCCCTGGGCGGGAAAGACCGAAGCAGGGTGA
- a CDS encoding ABC transporter substrate-binding protein encodes MPPQITRRALLTGLGGAALAACSGPGTPTADSATDSPPPAGPRVVTLDTAELDSAMTLGITPVGAARAQADSGLPDYWPASRLAGITVVGEIGSPDTAVIRRLKPDLILGNQIRDAAHFETLRRIAPTILTPATGHPWKANFQQHAQALGRQAAADAVTAAYQRHAGQVAQALGQTGRRISLVRFVENAPIRLYARLNFLATLLDDVQLARPDQQNAAQFATEIPADQIARADGDVLLYAVYGDPEAAGATAALAGPGWQALAAVKAHRAFPVSDQLWFQGIGYTGANAVLDELQHLLGA; translated from the coding sequence ATGCCGCCTCAGATCACCCGCCGGGCCCTGCTCACCGGGCTCGGCGGAGCAGCCCTCGCCGCCTGCTCCGGTCCCGGCACGCCGACCGCCGACAGCGCCACCGACAGCCCGCCGCCGGCCGGCCCGCGCGTGGTCACCCTCGACACCGCCGAACTCGACTCGGCGATGACCCTCGGCATCACCCCGGTCGGCGCCGCCCGGGCCCAGGCCGACAGCGGCCTGCCCGACTACTGGCCCGCCTCCCGGCTCGCCGGGATCACCGTCGTCGGGGAGATCGGCTCGCCCGACACCGCGGTGATCCGGCGGCTGAAGCCGGACCTCATCCTCGGCAACCAGATCCGGGACGCCGCGCACTTCGAGACCCTGCGCCGGATCGCGCCCACGATCCTCACCCCGGCCACCGGCCACCCCTGGAAGGCGAACTTCCAGCAGCACGCCCAGGCGCTCGGCCGGCAGGCCGCCGCCGACGCCGTGACCGCCGCCTACCAACGGCACGCCGGCCAGGTCGCCCAGGCCCTCGGCCAGACCGGACGGCGGATCAGCCTGGTCCGCTTCGTCGAGAACGCGCCGATCCGGCTGTACGCCCGGCTGAACTTCCTCGCCACCCTGCTCGACGACGTCCAACTGGCCCGGCCCGACCAGCAGAACGCCGCCCAGTTCGCGACCGAGATCCCGGCCGACCAGATCGCCCGGGCGGACGGCGACGTCCTGCTGTACGCCGTCTACGGCGACCCGGAGGCGGCCGGCGCCACCGCGGCCCTGGCCGGCCCCGGCTGGCAGGCCCTGGCCGCGGTCAAGGCCCACCGCGCCTTCCCGGTCTCCGACCAGCTGTGGTTCCAGGGCATCGGCTACACCGGCGCCAACGCCGTGCTGGACGAGTTGCAGCACCTGCTGGGGGCCTAG
- a CDS encoding FecCD family ABC transporter permease, with the protein MTETTAPGKLRLLRRRILWLAAALAVLAAAVLLSLTVGSRGIPLGETVAALLHGGDTTDAVVVRELRVPRTVVGLAVGAALGLAGTVMQGITRNPIADPGILGVSQGAAAGVVVAISVFGVGSPTGYVWFGFAGAALAAVLVHALAGRGLGGATPVKLALAGAAMSAFIASLNTLVLTTDSATMDQFRFWQVGSLSGRTADVAWQLMPFLLAGLLLVFAVARGLDALALGDDTAKGLGARTGLVRATGALGATVLTGSAVAAAGPIAFVGLAVPHAARALVGADHRWVLTLSAVLGPALLLLADALGRVLFPPSEVPAGVMTALVGVPVLVVLVRRRKVVAA; encoded by the coding sequence ATGACCGAGACCACCGCGCCCGGCAAGCTGCGCCTGCTGCGCCGGCGCATCCTCTGGCTCGCCGCCGCGCTGGCCGTGCTGGCCGCCGCCGTGCTGCTGAGCCTCACCGTCGGCAGCCGCGGCATCCCGCTCGGCGAGACGGTCGCCGCCCTGCTGCACGGCGGGGACACCACCGACGCGGTGGTCGTCCGCGAGCTGCGGGTGCCGCGCACCGTGGTCGGCCTGGCGGTCGGCGCGGCGCTCGGACTGGCCGGCACCGTGATGCAGGGCATCACCCGCAACCCGATCGCCGACCCCGGCATCCTCGGCGTCAGCCAGGGCGCGGCGGCCGGCGTGGTGGTCGCGATCTCCGTCTTCGGGGTGGGTTCGCCCACCGGGTACGTCTGGTTCGGCTTCGCCGGCGCGGCGCTTGCCGCCGTCCTGGTCCACGCCCTGGCCGGGCGCGGCCTCGGCGGCGCGACACCGGTCAAGCTGGCCCTGGCCGGGGCCGCGATGTCCGCCTTCATCGCCTCGCTCAACACCCTGGTGCTCACCACCGACTCCGCCACCATGGACCAGTTCCGGTTCTGGCAGGTCGGCTCGCTCTCCGGGCGGACCGCCGACGTCGCCTGGCAGCTGATGCCCTTCCTGCTGGCCGGGCTGCTGCTGGTGTTCGCGGTCGCCCGGGGCCTGGACGCGCTGGCGCTCGGCGACGACACCGCCAAGGGCCTGGGGGCCAGGACCGGACTGGTCCGGGCCACCGGCGCGCTCGGCGCGACCGTGCTGACCGGCTCGGCGGTCGCCGCCGCCGGCCCGATCGCCTTCGTCGGCCTGGCCGTGCCGCACGCGGCCCGCGCCCTGGTCGGCGCCGACCACCGCTGGGTGCTCACCCTCTCGGCCGTGCTCGGGCCCGCGCTGCTGCTGCTCGCGGACGCCCTGGGCCGGGTGCTCTTCCCGCCCTCGGAGGTGCCCGCCGGGGTGATGACCGCCCTGGTCGGCGTCCCCGTCCTGGTCGTGCTGGTACGCCGCCGCAAGGTGGTGGCCGCGTGA